Genomic segment of Oscillospiraceae bacterium:
CCGTAATCCTTTTTTCTTTATCCTTTTTGTAACACATCATTGACAAACCTACATTTTATGAAGATTCACGGAAGTAAAGACGATTTACATCATGAAGATACGGGCTTCTTCATAAGCAAAATTTATATCATCGAGAGATAAAGGAATAACATATTCAAAACTAGAATTGAGTAAGCCAAATCTTAATTCACCGTTTTCGATTAAAGCCACGACAAGATAACCATCGCCTGAAAATGCAGTCGAAGATTTCGTAAACTGTTCCGGAATTATGATTTTGCCGGATGTGCCCATAAAGCCGTATAATTGAAAGCCTTCGACAACCGCTGTGCCGTCTGAGAATTTGTAAGCGGTATGGTATTGCGGAGCAATGACAAATTCTTCTGCTGCGTTTATATAACCCCAAGCACCGTTGGCAGTCAACTTAACCGCTGCCAATCCATCGGATGAAAATGATTCCGCATCGTAAAATTGCGGGTCTATTACAAATTCCCAATTGCGATTGACATAACCGTATAACCCGTTAAATTTCACTAAAGCGAGCCCATTATCGGCGAAGTCCGTGATATATTCGAGTTTAGGTTCGAGAATGTAGCCCCCTGTTTCATCAATAATCGCCCATTTCTCGTCAATTCTGACATATGCTTGTCCGTTTTCGCTGAAAGTTTTTGCTTGTTCGAATTTTGCTTCGATTACTAATTTTCCGGTTTTATTAATATAACCCCAATTTTCATTTATTCGCACTGCCGCAAGGCCGTTGGAAGCGAATTCTTCCGCATCTGTAAATTGTGAAGCGATGACTATTTTCCCGCTCGAATCCTTATAACCATAACGATAATATCCTTCGCTGTTTATTTCTGAAAAAACCGATAAGTCACTTAGAAAGGTTGAAGTGGTTTCGGACGATGTTGTTTTTTCATATTTTAGTGTGGAATCTTCCTTTAAAATTTCCCCTGTGGTTGAAATCAGAAACCAGCGGCTACCTTGAGAAAAACGAATTAGCGCTCCATCGTATGTATTGATATATTGATAAATCGGTTCAGCGATATAATTCCCGGTCATATCTATATATCCGTATAAGCCATTCACATATACACGAGCCAAACCACTGGGTGTGAAGGAAAAATCAGAATTATATATCGGTTCAATCACAAAATTGCCTTCGGTATTGATGAATCCCCATTTTCCTCCGGATCTTACGGCAGCGAGACCGCAATCGGAAAATAAATTTGCTTCATCAAATTGCGGTTGTATGATCATATGACCTGTAGTGTCGATATAACCCCACTTCCCGCCGACTTCGATGGCCGCAAGACCGATGGCAGAAAAACCGTCATCACTTACATCAGTAAAAAAGGTTTCAGAGATTAAGTTACCGGAGATATCCATGTAGCTATAACGATCGTCTTTTTCCGCTTTGAATAATCCGTCTGGGAAACATGGATCAGGATATTCGTATAATAATTCGTCGTATTCATAAGAGAGAGGGGTGATATCACTGTATATGGGTTGGACAATGACCGTTCCATCAAGCCTGACGATTCCGTAACAGAGCCAGTTTTTAACGATAAAAACATTTTCCACAAGTTTCATTACGCTGTATTGTGGTTGAATCACATATTCACCCGCAGTATTTATAAATCCCCAACTTCTGTTTTCCTTGACCGCTGCATAGTCGCCGAAAAAGGAGTATACATCGTCAAAACGGGGTTTGATCACTTCTTTTCCATCAAGGTTATAAAATCCCCATTTTCCGTTTTCCTGAACAGCCGCAAGGCCGTTTGAAAAAGAATAGATGTCATCAAAACAAGGAGAGATGATTTCATTTCCGGCCTTATCGATGTACCCGTATTTTTCACCGACCTTAACGGCGGTTAAGCCGTCGGCGTTATAAGTATCAATCCAATCACATTTCACATTAATAATTTGGTTTCCGGAGGTATCGAAAACACACCATTTTTCACCTTGCTGTGCAGTTAAATAACCATTACGCCAGAAATACTGACGACTGACATATCCGATTGTATAAAAATCGAATTCATCGTATTCCAAGGGGATGATATATTCACCGGTTACGTCAATGACGCCCCATTTATCGTTTAATTCGACTACTGCGAGGCCGTTATCGTCAAAGCCGTAAACGGTATCATATTTCGGTTCGACAATGTATTCACCTTTCAAATTGATATAACCGTAAAGGTCTCCTATGGCTACGCAGGCATATCCGATAGGGGTAAATTGAAAGGCATTGTCAAACTGCGGCGGAATGACAAAGTTTCCGGTTTTGTCGATATAGCCCCATTTGCCCTGTTTGGCAACGGCGAGCAGGCTGTGCGAAAATAGGTCGTCAGCTTCTTCGTCGGGGGTCGAAGCCACCGAGAGCGGGACAAAGGAATACGGCTCGGAGGATACCGATGTAGAGGATACCGCTGAGGATTGGAAAGAGAGTTGAGAAGATACGGAAACTGATGACGGAGAAGCGGTTTCGGATAAAATCAGCGTGGAAGAGGCCTGCGATGAGGCAGATGAACAGGAGAGAAGAACGCAGCCGCATAGGAGCAGACCTGCGGTCATCAACACCGAAAAGTGCATGGACGGATTTTCTGGATGATTCATGCCCGATTCCTCCGCTTGATTGATATTGAACTGCAATAATTATACCATAAATTGACACGGAATGCAAGATTTGTATATGTAAGGGCGGCGGCGGGGTATACAAAACTGCCCGCGCAAAATGCGCGGGCAGTTTGGATATAAAATATAATCGTTATTACATTGCCGTTATCAGTCCGAGATTCTTCGACTACGCAATTAGAAATTGCTTCGCTCAGAATGACATTATTTCTTAACCCTCAAGCTGGCGGCCCAGAAATGCCGCTGCCACATTGATCATTTTGACGTCGCTGTCCTTGGGGACGGTGTTGTTATCATCCGACATCATCAGCACTGCGCCGCATACGTCCCCCGCTGCCAAAATCGGGATTGCGATTGAGGAGGTGCGCTCGATGCCCTCGATGGCCGTCAGATGTTTCAGACCCGGTTTGGCGACAAACGGCTTGCGCTGCTCCATAACTTCTTCGAGTAACGGCGAAACCCGCCGTTCCAATACCTCTTTTTTTGATACGCCCGACGCTGCAATCACATGGTCGCGGTCACAGATCACGACCGGGTCGGTGCTGTTTTTAAACATGACCTCCGCATAGATGCTGGACACCTCGGTCAGTTCGCCGATGGGTGAATATTTTTTAAAAATGACTTCGCCGTCGGCGTTCGTAAAAATTTCGAGCGGATCGCCTTCCCGGATGCGCATGGTGCGCCGGATTTCCTTGGGGATGACCACTCGACCCAGATCGTCGATACGCCTGACGATTCCCGTTGCCTTCATATGATAAATTGCCTCCGAATTTACAATTTCTCTGCCGCAATATGCGACATTTCCCAATCATTATCTGCAAATCCGGGGGATTTATTCGAGCGGTGATTTATGTTTTATCTGTGTCGTTTTTAAAATCGGTCAAATGTAGCGGCTGCACTTTTTTATCTTTCACTTCGACGGCACGGCTGCAATAGGTCAACATCGATCTTCTGTGAGTGATGATGAAGCAGGTGTGGATCATACCGCTGGATCGCAAATTTTTTAAAACGCGTTCTTCGGTTTCCGCATCCAGCGCCGAGGTCGCTTCATCTAAAATTAAAATAGGGGCATTTTTTAAAATCGCGCGCGCAATTGCGATTCGCTGGGCCTGTCCCACCGACAAACCGGCTCCGTTTTCACCGATGCGTGTTTCCAGTTTTTCTTCCAGCCGTTCGACGAAAGACAGGCAGTCGGCGGTTTTTAACGCCTGCTGTAAATCGGTATCGGATGCGTTCGGGTTACCGGTGCGCAGGTTTTCGGCAATCGTACCGGATAGGAGTGTATTGCCCTGCGGGACATAGGAGATGAATCGGCGTGCGGCTGCAGTCGCCTCTTCTTCGGCGCCTGAATCATTGTAAAAACAAAGATTTCCGCTGTCGGGACGGAGCAGGGAGAGCAGCAAATAGGCCAATGTGGTCTTGCCCGCGCCGCTCTCGCCGACGACGCCGACGATTTCGTTGGGTGCGATGACACAGCTGACGTGTTCAAGCACTGTTTCTTTATTATAACCGAAAGTGAGGTCGTTGATTTTGATCCCGATATTTTTGCTTGCGTCTGGGATTTTTTGTTCTCTGACGATTTCCGGTTCAATTGCGTCGATTTCCATCACGCGGCCCGCGGAGGCCAGTACGGAGATGAACTGCGGGATCAGGTTTCCGAGGTCCAGAATCGGCCCCTGTACCTGCGAGACGAGCGAAAGAAAAACCGTCATCGTGCCGTATGTGATCGAGTTGTTTGACAGACGAAAGATGCCCCAGGCAAACGCAACGACATAACCCAGGTAAAACACCGTGCGAATGGAGACGTTCATTGCGGCGTTCAGTCGGCTGCGTTTTGTGATGATGCCCAATCGTTTTTTGCGCAGGTCTTCGAGTTTTGCGGCGCAGAGATCCTCCTGTTCAAAGGCCTTCTCCACCGAGATATTTTCCACCGTTTCCTGTAAAAAAGACCGGTATTCCGATTCGGTTTTGTTTAACTCGTCCTGATATTTTTTTAGTTTACCACCGAAGGTCAGACTGATTAATACGCCGACCGGGCCGAGCAGCAACGCCGCAACCGCTAAAAAATGATCGTAATAAAACAGCACGCTGAAAGCGACGATCAGCCGTACGGCCAGAAATAAGGCCGTCGGAAAAATCGAGGAGATGCCGCCTGCAACGCTGTTGATATCACCGGTCAGCCGGGTGATGATGTCTCCGCTGTGAAATGAACTGATTTTCGGCCACACGCCCCGGAGGACGCTGTGATAGACCTTTGAGCGGATGTTGAACGCATACCGTTCGTTGATCAGAGAGGATTTTATACCGGTGAAAGCGCCGACACCGATGCTCAGAGCCGAAAGGAGGATGATCAGCGCAATGCCCGGAATTGTGAAGACGGAACCGCTGCCGGTTGCACCGTCGATGACATACTTCGTAACGACGGTTATCCCGATGCCGGCAAGCGCGAGCAGGACATTCAGAAGAAACAAACACACCAAAGGGCGGACGAACGGTTTTGTTTTTGCGATCATCCACCCGAGATATTTTGTTTGATTGTCTTTGTCGCGAAAGAAGACGGCAAGTTTTTTGAGCTTATCTTTCATGATTGCCGCCTCCGTGGTTTTGTTTTCTCTTTGATATACGAGTTAAAGAGAAAACAAGTTGATTTTTGTTTCGATCAGTTATTGACGGAATACTCTACCGGTGTACCCGAAGTGCAGCCGGTGGGTCCGGAATTCAACCAGATGATGGTGCAGTTCGGCACCGCGTCTCCGGATGCTGCGATGTGTTCGGAAAAACGGAACTCCGTGACCTCCAGACAGGGTTTTTCGTAGTGCTTTTTCATGATCGGTTTTCCTTTCTTATAGCAATTAAATGGTAGTAAGTTTATAATGTTCGAAGACCTTCCAAAGATAGTTTTTTAATGGTGGTGCATATCAAGGGATTTACCCGGTCTTTGCCCGAGGCCAGCCAATGAATGGCGGGACAGGGAATACATGCGCGGCGGTATGCACATTTTGTGCACTCTACGGGTGTTCGGTAAGCCGCAGTTTTTGTGTGGATCTCGTCCCATGCGGCTCTGAATCCGTCCTTGAGAGGATGAGATTCGGCGAAATCAAACACATTGCATGGGGTCATAACGCCGCGCCAATTGATTGAAAATTTAATGGTGCCCGCCGTACAGCTGACCTTTCTTGAAAAGGGCGGTTCATCGGCATTCTCTGCGTGAGTTGCGTTGGCAAGCAGTTCTTCTTCGCAGGACCACGGAATCGCGCTGCCGCCTTCGAATCGTTTTCTGGTTTTAAAAATTTCAACAATCTCATCTGTGGAAGGCGTATAATTACCATAAGCGCGTCCCGTTTCGCTTCTGGCGGGAAAGGGAAAAGGATTGATATAATACGGGACGGGTGCTTTGGATTTGCAATAGCGCAATAACGGCTCAAAATCGGAAAGCATTTGCCTGCATACCGTAATTGCGAGATTTAACGGGATATTCGCCGCTTTTAAAAGATCAATGGCGTGATCCACTTTATCAAAAGCGTCCGCGCTGCCGGTGATGGTTTGATATTGTTCGGCAGAGCTGCCGTAGACCGAAATCTGAACCCGCTGAGGCGGGTGCTTGGAAAGCCACAAAACCGTTTTCTCATCAATAAGCGTTGCGTTGGTGAATACGGATATCAGCACGCCCCGGGACTGCAGGTGCTCGTAGAGTTCAAAGAACCCCGGATACATCAGGCATTCGCCGCCGGTCAATACGGCATACAGCATACCCGCATCACAGGCCTGATCCATCAGCGATTTCCATTGCCCGACAGGAAGCTCCGCTTGATTTGACATTTGCACGGGATTCAAATGGACATAACACATGACGCAGTTCAAAGTGCATCTCGGTGTGAGTTCGAAGTATCCGATGAGAGGGACGCCTTTTTCAAATGCCGATTTGCGCAGGTACTGTTCAAAGGCAATTGATTTTTCAAGTTCCTCTTTTGAAGCAAGTGCCTCTAAAAGCTGCGACATTCCTTGTTTGCCTCCGCTCAGTCTTTCTGTAAAAAGCCCTTTTTGTCGAGCAGGGCGAGAAATTCATCCAAATCGGCTGCGGCGGTGGCTTGGTCGATGTCAAATTCGCACAAAACGGCCGAGAGCAGGTCCTCCCGCGAGATCGGTTGAGACAGTTGCTTCCAGATGAATGCCGAGACCTCGTTGAGCACAACGGCGCCTTCGAACGTTTTGATATGATCGCCTGCGGGCATCGCGATCCACTCGCCCGCAACATTTCTCAGGATGAATCCTTTTACAATTTTCATATCTCTCTGCACCCTCTTTGTTAATGAGTTTTCGGCGGAAAAAAGAACTTTGTTCAGCAGTTCGGCCGCGTCTTCGTTCGGAAGGCAAAACATCCTGTAAAACGGGACCGATTCAATCAATGCGCGAATGGTTTTGACCGCAAGGAACTTGGCTTCGTCGTCCCACATCGGGATAAAACACTGCGTCATCAACAGCCGGAACGCCTGGTCTTTGTCCAATTTTCTGATGCGGTTTTCATTGGCCTGCCGGAGTTCGGCAATCGCTTTGACCGGGAAGTCCTTTTGAAGGAAAATCTGTTCTTTTCCGTCCCATGGGACGCCGTAAGCACGAATTTCTTTGTCCGAGACCCCAACAAGCGGTCTATCACCGCTGAGAATTTCCGCCCCGAAACGGGCTTGCCAGAGGGCGGCCTGTGTGCTTTTTCCGGTTCCTGAAGGCCCTGTGAAGAGAATTGCTGCGCCGTTATGACTGACGCAGGAGGCGTGAATTGAGACAAGGCCGCAATAAATCATACGGCATTCCAGCGCGACTCTGAGGAGTTGGAGAAAACTTTCTTCCCACGTCCGGTCGTTTTTACCGGTCGGGAGGTATGCGCGCAGTTCGGAATAATCGGGTGAGGCCGAAACGGTACAGGGCGCTTGGGGATTGCCGCTTTCAAACATCCATCCGCTGTCTGCGGCATATACGATCAGGTTTTGATCTCGGGTGACGGCTTTCAGATCACCTTTTGCCGGAAGCTGTGTGCGGGTAATTTTCAGAGTGACGGTGCTGCGATAGGGTTTTTCGCATAAAAATCGGGAAAACGGGCCGTTGCGGAGCATGGAACCTTGTTCATGAACGCGTAAAAGACAGTCCCCGAAACAGCAGTTGTAATCGATAAATGTTTCAGCCATGTTACTTTCCGCCATTTCGTTTATCGGATACGGTGGTTATTACCGCGGCTGCAAGCCGTCTTTTAAAGCGATATCCCCTCAGCCGCAATAAGCACTCGAAGTGATAAAACGGGCTTACCGAAATAATTTTTTCACGGTGCTGTATTTTTGTCACTCTTCCGACCACATACCTAATTGGCAGAGGACCTTCTTGGGTATTGAGCGCGTCACCCTGATAATAAAGCGAATCCCCTTTGCGGCGGATCAGACGGTGGAGAATACAACCACCGTTTTGGGTTCGGGTGAGCAGAATGTCGCCCTTTTTTATCTGCCCGTCAAGAGGTGAGATATAGACCTTGTCTTCGAGATGAGTGAGGGTGGGGTACATGCTGTTGCCGGTGACGGTGAGCCAGAAACCCTCACCCCGGGCTAAGAGTTCCCGCATTTTGGGAAGCAGTTCGTATGCGGGGCCGAAACATTCCATAGGTTTTTCTCCCGAAGCTGCTGTTAAAAAGTATGGGGGTTGCCGAGAACGAATAAACCCAAATATGAGAAACGAAAGGCATAATGATTCGATATCCGCTCTGATTTACGGTTTGCTTTTCGCAACTGCAAACAACTCCACATCCATATATGCTATCACGGATTATTCCCTTTGTCAAGCACTTTTTGGGGATTTCGGATAATGGACAGACGGTGAATCCAGGGACACTTTCAATAAAAAGGGTGCGATTTAAAATCGCACCCTTTATCTCATAAATAAGATATTTTAATTTTTTCGCCACACCATCTTATTGACGATTCCGGTGTAGGATTGGATGATTTTGACGACCTTATCGCTGACGTTTTGATCGATATAATCGGGGACCGGGATACCGTTATCGCCGTTTTGATTCATTGCGACCGCTGTGTCAACAGCCTGCAAAACCCGCTCGGCGGTGATTCCGGCGATGACGAAATCGCCTTTGTCAAGCGCTTCGGGCCGTTCGGTGGAGGTGCGGATACAGACGGCGGGGAACGGTGAACCGACCGAGAGGAAGAAGCTGCTCTCCTCGGGCAGGGTTCCGGAATCCGAGACGACTGCAAAGGCGTTCATCTGCAGGTTGTTATAATCGTGAAAGCCGAGGGGTTTGTTCTGCCTGACCCGTTGATCGAATTTGAAATCACGCTGCTCGATGAATTTGGCGCTTCTGGGGTGGCAGGAATACAAGATCGGCAGATCGTATTTTTCCGCCAGTGCGTTCACCGCGTTCATCAGATTGATGAAGTTGGCCTCCGTATCGATGTTTTCTTCGCGGTGGGCCGAGAGCAGAATATATTTTTTCGGTTCAAGTTCGAGGCGAGAGAGTACCTCGGAGGCCTTGATTTTGTCGAGATTGGCCTGCAGTACTTCAGCCATCGGCGAACCGGTGACGAAAGTGCGCTCTTTGGCGGTGCCCTCGGCGTTCAGATACCGGCGTGCATGTTCGCTGTAACACAGGTTGACGTCGGAAATGTGGTCGACGATGCGGCGGTTGGTCTCCTCCGGCAGGCACTCGTCGAAACAGCGGTTGCCCGCTTCCATATGAAAAATCGGAATGTGCAGGCGCTTTGCCGAAATGGCCGACAGGCAGGAGTTGGTGTCACCGAGAATCAGCAGAGCATCCGGTTTTTGCTCGGTCATCAGCGCATAGGATTTGGCGATGATATTGCCGACGGTCTCGCCCAGGTTTTGACCGACCGAGTCCAGATAGAAGTCGGGCGCACGCAGGCCGAGGTCCTCGAAAAAAATTTGATTGAGCTCGTAATCGTAATTCTGTCCGGTGTGTACGAGAATTTGATCGAAATAGACGTCGCATTTTTTGATTGTCGCCGAAAGCCGGATGATTTCGGGCCTTGTGCCGACGATGGTCATCAATTTTAATTTACTCATGTTATACTTCCTCATAAAAAGTGTCCGGTTTTTCGGGGTCAAAACACTCGCTGGCCCACATGAAGGTGACCATATCGGTGTCGCCGAGGTTTTCGATGTTATGGGTGTATCCGGTGGGGATATCGATTATTTCCAACTGCTCGCCGCATACATAATACTCATAAACCTCGGCGGTGTCAATTTTCCGGAAGCGGATTACGCCTTTTCCGCTCACAACCAGGAACTTCTCGTTTTTGGTGTTGTGCCAATGATTGCCCTTGGTGATGCCGGGCTTGGAGACATTGACCGAGAACTGGCCGCGGTCGGCGGTGCGCAGAATTTCGGTGAAGCTGCCGCGGTTGTCGACGTTCATTCTCAGGGGATAGCTGAGTTTATTCGGCGGCAGATAGGAAAGATAAGCCGCATAGAGTTTTTTGGTGAATTCGTCGGACAGGTCGGGGACGCTGCGGTCCGTTCGGCTGTGCTTAAAACTGTAAATCAGGTCGGCGATCTCGCCGAGAGTGATTTTATGCTCAACAGGGACTTTGCAATATTCGCCGACGCGGTTTTCACTGCCGCTCAGGGCACGGATGAGTTCTGCAACAACGTCGTCAATGTAAACCAGCGTCATCATAACGCTG
This window contains:
- a CDS encoding WG repeat-containing protein, producing the protein MASTPDEEADDLFSHSLLAVAKQGKWGYIDKTGNFVIPPQFDNAFQFTPIGYACVAIGDLYGYINLKGEYIVEPKYDTVYGFDDNGLAVVELNDKWGVIDVTGEYIIPLEYDEFDFYTIGYVSRQYFWRNGYLTAQQGEKWCVFDTSGNQIINVKCDWIDTYNADGLTAVKVGEKYGYIDKAGNEIISPCFDDIYSFSNGLAAVQENGKWGFYNLDGKEVIKPRFDDVYSFFGDYAAVKENRSWGFINTAGEYVIQPQYSVMKLVENVFIVKNWLCYGIVRLDGTVIVQPIYSDITPLSYEYDELLYEYPDPCFPDGLFKAEKDDRYSYMDISGNLISETFFTDVSDDGFSAIGLAAIEVGGKWGYIDTTGHMIIQPQFDEANLFSDCGLAAVRSGGKWGFINTEGNFVIEPIYNSDFSFTPSGLARVYVNGLYGYIDMTGNYIAEPIYQYINTYDGALIRFSQGSRWFLISTTGEILKEDSTLKYEKTTSSETTSTFLSDLSVFSEINSEGYYRYGYKDSSGKIVIASQFTDAEEFASNGLAAVRINENWGYINKTGKLVIEAKFEQAKTFSENGQAYVRIDEKWAIIDETGGYILEPKLEYITDFADNGLALVKFNGLYGYVNRNWEFVIDPQFYDAESFSSDGLAAVKLTANGAWGYINAAEEFVIAPQYHTAYKFSDGTAVVEGFQLYGFMGTSGKIIIPEQFTKSSTAFSGDGYLVVALIENGELRFGLLNSSFEYVIPLSLDDINFAYEEARIFMM
- a CDS encoding PqqD family peptide modification chaperone, with product MAETFIDYNCCFGDCLLRVHEQGSMLRNGPFSRFLCEKPYRSTVTLKITRTQLPAKGDLKAVTRDQNLIVYAADSGWMFESGNPQAPCTVSASPDYSELRAYLPTGKNDRTWEESFLQLLRVALECRMIYCGLVSIHASCVSHNGAAILFTGPSGTGKSTQAALWQARFGAEILSGDRPLVGVSDKEIRAYGVPWDGKEQIFLQKDFPVKAIAELRQANENRIRKLDKDQAFRLLMTQCFIPMWDDEAKFLAVKTIRALIESVPFYRMFCLPNEDAAELLNKVLFSAENSLTKRVQRDMKIVKGFILRNVAGEWIAMPAGDHIKTFEGAVVLNEVSAFIWKQLSQPISREDLLSAVLCEFDIDQATAAADLDEFLALLDKKGFLQKD
- a CDS encoding stage V sporulation T C-terminal domain-containing protein yields the protein MKATGIVRRIDDLGRVVIPKEIRRTMRIREGDPLEIFTNADGEVIFKKYSPIGELTEVSSIYAEVMFKNSTDPVVICDRDHVIAASGVSKKEVLERRVSPLLEEVMEQRKPFVAKPGLKHLTAIEGIERTSSIAIPILAAGDVCGAVLMMSDDNNTVPKDSDVKMINVAAAFLGRQLEG
- the wecB gene encoding UDP-N-acetylglucosamine 2-epimerase (non-hydrolyzing); the encoded protein is MSKLKLMTIVGTRPEIIRLSATIKKCDVYFDQILVHTGQNYDYELNQIFFEDLGLRAPDFYLDSVGQNLGETVGNIIAKSYALMTEQKPDALLILGDTNSCLSAISAKRLHIPIFHMEAGNRCFDECLPEETNRRIVDHISDVNLCYSEHARRYLNAEGTAKERTFVTGSPMAEVLQANLDKIKASEVLSRLELEPKKYILLSAHREENIDTEANFINLMNAVNALAEKYDLPILYSCHPRSAKFIEQRDFKFDQRVRQNKPLGFHDYNNLQMNAFAVVSDSGTLPEESSFFLSVGSPFPAVCIRTSTERPEALDKGDFVIAGITAERVLQAVDTAVAMNQNGDNGIPVPDYIDQNVSDKVVKIIQSYTGIVNKMVWRKN
- a CDS encoding ABC transporter ATP-binding protein, whose protein sequence is MKDKLKKLAVFFRDKDNQTKYLGWMIAKTKPFVRPLVCLFLLNVLLALAGIGITVVTKYVIDGATGSGSVFTIPGIALIILLSALSIGVGAFTGIKSSLINERYAFNIRSKVYHSVLRGVWPKISSFHSGDIITRLTGDINSVAGGISSIFPTALFLAVRLIVAFSVLFYYDHFLAVAALLLGPVGVLISLTFGGKLKKYQDELNKTESEYRSFLQETVENISVEKAFEQEDLCAAKLEDLRKKRLGIITKRSRLNAAMNVSIRTVFYLGYVVAFAWGIFRLSNNSITYGTMTVFLSLVSQVQGPILDLGNLIPQFISVLASAGRVMEIDAIEPEIVREQKIPDASKNIGIKINDLTFGYNKETVLEHVSCVIAPNEIVGVVGESGAGKTTLAYLLLSLLRPDSGNLCFYNDSGAEEEATAAARRFISYVPQGNTLLSGTIAENLRTGNPNASDTDLQQALKTADCLSFVERLEEKLETRIGENGAGLSVGQAQRIAIARAILKNAPILILDEATSALDAETEERVLKNLRSSGMIHTCFIITHRRSMLTYCSRAVEVKDKKVQPLHLTDFKNDTDKT
- a CDS encoding capsular polysaccharide biosynthesis protein CapF — its product is MNILITGAGGFIGKNLCAALKNIRDGKDKTTGLSADITLFEYDLETDPSLLDDYCRKADFVFHLAGVNRPKELSEFMEGNFGFTSVLLETLKKHHNTCPVMISSSIQAQLDNPYGQSKKAGEALMFTYSEETGAKVLVYRFPNVFGKWCRPNYNSAVATFCHNIAHGLPITVNDRSVMMTLVYIDDVVAELIRALSGSENRVGEYCKVPVEHKITLGEIADLIYSFKHSRTDRSVPDLSDEFTKKLYAAYLSYLPPNKLSYPLRMNVDNRGSFTEILRTADRGQFSVNVSKPGITKGNHWHNTKNEKFLVVSGKGVIRFRKIDTAEVYEYYVCGEQLEIIDIPTGYTHNIENLGDTDMVTFMWASECFDPEKPDTFYEEV
- a CDS encoding radical SAM protein, whose translation is MSQLLEALASKEELEKSIAFEQYLRKSAFEKGVPLIGYFELTPRCTLNCVMCYVHLNPVQMSNQAELPVGQWKSLMDQACDAGMLYAVLTGGECLMYPGFFELYEHLQSRGVLISVFTNATLIDEKTVLWLSKHPPQRVQISVYGSSAEQYQTITGSADAFDKVDHAIDLLKAANIPLNLAITVCRQMLSDFEPLLRYCKSKAPVPYYINPFPFPARSETGRAYGNYTPSTDEIVEIFKTRKRFEGGSAIPWSCEEELLANATHAENADEPPFSRKVSCTAGTIKFSINWRGVMTPCNVFDFAESHPLKDGFRAAWDEIHTKTAAYRTPVECTKCAYRRACIPCPAIHWLASGKDRVNPLICTTIKKLSLEGLRTL
- a CDS encoding S24/S26 family peptidase gives rise to the protein MECFGPAYELLPKMRELLARGEGFWLTVTGNSMYPTLTHLEDKVYISPLDGQIKKGDILLTRTQNGGCILHRLIRRKGDSLYYQGDALNTQEGPLPIRYVVGRVTKIQHREKIISVSPFYHFECLLRLRGYRFKRRLAAAVITTVSDKRNGGK